From Drosophila virilis strain 15010-1051.87 chromosome X, Dvir_AGI_RSII-ME, whole genome shotgun sequence, the proteins below share one genomic window:
- the l(1)10Bb gene encoding protein BUD31 homolog gives MPKVRRSRKPPPDGWELIEPTLEELEQKMREAETEPHEGKRITESLWPIFKIHHQKTRYIYDLFYRRKAISRELYEYCLKEKIADANLIAKWKKSGYENLCCLRCIQTRDTNFGTNCICRVPKSKLEEGRIVECVHCGCRGCSG, from the exons atgcCAAAAGTCCGTCGCAGTCGTAAACCACCACCAGATGGCTGGGAGCTAATCGAACCGACACTAGAGGAGCTGGAACAAAAAATGCGTGAGG CCGAAACCGAACCACATGAGGGCAAACGCATTACAGAATCGCTGTGGCCCATCTTCAAAATACACCACCAGAAGACACGCTACATCTACGACTTGTTCTACCGCCGCAAGGCCATCAGCCGCGAGCTCTACGAATACTGTTTGAAGGAGAAGATTGCCGACGCCAATTTAATAGCCAAATGGAAGAAGTCCGGCTATGAGAATCTATGTTGCCTGCGATGCATCCAAACACGCGACACGAACTTTGGCACCAATTGCATTTGCCGCGTGCCTAAGTCTAAGCTGGAGGAGGGCCGCATTGTGGAATGCGTCCATTGCGGCTGTCGCGGCTGCTCCGGCTAA
- the sisA gene encoding protein sisterless A isoform X1, with translation MEQSNLYLHKFYTQLGHYPTHGISVPPTKLPALPGNKPEQIDELVAVELQHLKTHYADEEQRYVDQMLIENPIVVERRAAPTKAQNITLAATTQTRAQCQTQTAPNSRDAQRQRAESCRKSRYNNKIKKAKLRFRHKFVCSQLTESAGALDYMREVIAQAEAQLMARGFSQVALERMRQNFGVDRCGAAITTMDH, from the coding sequence ATGGAACAGAGCAATCTTTATCTACACAAATTTTATACACAGCTGGGCCACTATCCAACGCATGGCATCAGTGTGCCACCAACTAAGCTACCGGCATTGCCTGGCAATAAGCCGGAGCAAATTGACGAGCTGGTCGCCGTGGAGTTGCAGCATCTGAAGACTCACTATGCCGACGAGGAGCAGCGCTATGTGGACCAAATGCTTATAGAGAATCCCATTGTGGTTGAGCGGCGTGCGGCACCAACCAAAGCACAGAACATCACACTGGCAGCCACGACACAGACCCGCGCCCAGTGCCAGACCCAGACCGCGCCCAACAGTCGCGACGCACAACGCCAGCGCGCCGAATCCTGCCGCAAATCgcgctacaacaacaagatcAAGAAGGCGAAGCTGCGTTTCCGGCACAAGTTCGTCTGCAGCCAACTGACGGAGAGCGCCGGCGCCCTGGACTACATGCGCGAGGTGATCGCCCAGGCGGAGGCGCAGCTAATGGCCCGCGGCTTCAGTCAAGTTGCCCTGGAGCGTATGCGTCAAAACTTCGGCGTGGACCGCTGTGGTGCAGCGATAACGACAATGGACCATTGA
- the sisA gene encoding protein sisterless A isoform X2 has translation MLIENPIVVERRAAPTKAQNITLAATTQTRAQCQTQTAPNSRDAQRQRAESCRKSRYNNKIKKAKLRFRHKFVCSQLTESAGALDYMREVIAQAEAQLMARGFSQVALERMRQNFGVDRCGAAITTMDH, from the coding sequence ATGCTTATAGAGAATCCCATTGTGGTTGAGCGGCGTGCGGCACCAACCAAAGCACAGAACATCACACTGGCAGCCACGACACAGACCCGCGCCCAGTGCCAGACCCAGACCGCGCCCAACAGTCGCGACGCACAACGCCAGCGCGCCGAATCCTGCCGCAAATCgcgctacaacaacaagatcAAGAAGGCGAAGCTGCGTTTCCGGCACAAGTTCGTCTGCAGCCAACTGACGGAGAGCGCCGGCGCCCTGGACTACATGCGCGAGGTGATCGCCCAGGCGGAGGCGCAGCTAATGGCCCGCGGCTTCAGTCAAGTTGCCCTGGAGCGTATGCGTCAAAACTTCGGCGTGGACCGCTGTGGTGCAGCGATAACGACAATGGACCATTGA
- the Ir10a gene encoding uncharacterized protein Ir10a: MANGWLHLLLLALGCLSCQTRRAQLDVLLAEPMRSIPFLHVLLRRDQLQEDARNGHAMWFMQHADMPHSVHSYMEEQPVEMASSLVGVDSRDSFALVISLAQLISNRGAASITERAGVYFYIVADALDSLRPEEQLQLAHSCRQLWTQHRVFNRYIITDTDIWIYDPFARSAEATWDGSYNDQWGNDNEYENSFGRLVPYAGGEALPHLLFHDMKGYPLRVQIFKSVYSRPKLDPQTGLLRRITGVDWEVAKEIGELLNFTMLLQQPDKNYFGERSANGSYNGAIGSILNDGLDICLTGFFVKDYLVQDYMDFTVTVYDDKLCIYVPKASRIPQSILPIFAVGYDIWLGFILMAFICALIWLLLRVINLQLHIVRITGRRLWQQALGIVVDTWVVWVRVNLSHLPDSYAERMFIGSLCLVSVIFGAIFESSLATVYIHPLHYKDIITLQDLDESGLKVVYKYSSMADDLFFSETSPLYASLNKKLRWNPDLNADVTNEVATSGGKAGVSRYSSLMMESVNFLLMRRIWVVPECPKYYTISYVMPRDAPWEEAVNAQLLRLLNAGLIPKWIQDQKYKVTVETRTALFHAEAEASQIRVLTIGDLQLAFYVVIGGTIIASLGFLAEHAWARRRLHQAAKNL; encoded by the exons ATGGCGAACGGCTGGCTACATCTTCTCCTCTTGGCCCTAGGCTGCCTGAGCTGCCAAACCAGGCGAGCCCAATTGGATGTGCTGCTGGCGGAGCCCATGCGCAGCATACCCTTTCTCCATGTGCTGCTGCGGCGCGACCAGCTGCAGGAAGATGCCCGCAATGGACATGCCATGTGGTTTATGCAGCACGCCGATATGCCACACAGCGTGCACAGCTACATGGAGGAGCAGCCGGTGGAGATGGCTAGCAGCTTGGTCGGCGTGGATAGCCGGGACAGCTTTGCCCTGGTCATCAGTCTGGCGCAGTTGATCTCGAACCGCGGCGCCGCCAGCATAACAGAGCGCGCCGGCGTCTATTTCTATATAGTGGCTGATGCTTTGGACAGCCTGAGGCCGgaagagcagctgcagctggctcATAGCTGTCGCCAGCTGTGGACACAGCATAGAGTATTCAATCGCTACATAATCACAGATACCGACATCTGGATCTACGATCCGTTTGCGCGCAGCGCAGAAGCCACCTGGGATGGCAGCTACAATGATCAATGGGGCAATGACAACGAGTATGAGAACTCCTTTGGCCGCTTGGTGCCATATGCGGGTGGCGAGGCATTGCCCCATCTATTATTCCATGACATGAAGGGCTATCCGTTGCGCGTGCAGATTTTCAAGTCGGTCTATTCGCGTCCAAAGCTGGATCCCCAAACAGGTCTGCTGCGGCGCATCACGGGTGTCGACTGGGAGGTGGCTAAGGAGATAGGCGAGCTGCTCAACTTTacgatgctgctgcagcagccggaTAAAAACTATTTTGG GGAGCGCAGTGCCAATGGCAGCTACAATGGAGCGATTGGCTCCATACTGAACGATGGCCTGGACATTTGCTTGACGGGCTTCTTTGTCAAGGATTATCTGGTGCAGGATTACATGGACTTTACAGTTACTGTCTACGATGATAAATTGTGCATCTATGTGCCCAAGGCCAGTCGCATTCCACAATCCATTCTGCCCATATTTGCAGTGGGCTATGACATCTGGTTGGGCTTCATCCTGATGGCCTTTATATGCGCCCTcatctggctgctgctgcgtgtgATCAATTTGCAGTTGCACATTGTGAGAATTACAGGACGCCGTCTGTGGCAGCAGGCGTTGGGCATTGTGGTGGACACGTGGGTGGTTTGGGTGCGTGTGAATCTGTCCCATCTGCCGGACAGCTATGCGGAGCGCATGTTCATTGGCTCGCTGTGCCTGGTGAGCGTCATCTTTGGTGCCATATTTGAGTCAAGCCTGGCCACCGTCTATATACATCCGCTCCACTACAAGGATATCATAACACTCCAGGATCTGGACGAGAGCGGCCTCAAGGTTGTCTACAAATACAGCTCCATGGCTGATGATTTGTTCTTTAGCGAAACGTCGCCTCTGTATGCCAGCCTCAATAAGAAGCTCCGGTGGAATCCGGATCTCAATGCTGATGTCACCAACGAGGTGGCCACCAGCGGCGGCAAAGCCGGCGTCTCGCGCTACTCCTCGCTCATGATGGAGTCAGTCAACTTTTTGCTTATGCGACGAATTTGGGTGGTGCCCGAGTGCCCCAAATACTACACCATTTCCTATGTAATGCCCAGGGATGCGCCCTGGGAGGAGGCGGTCAATGCACAGCTGCTGCGCCTGCTCAACGCGGGTCTCATTCCCAAATGGATCCAAGATCAAAAGTACAAGGTGACCGTCGAGACGCGCACTGCCCTCTTCCATGCCGAGGCCGAGGCCAGCCAGATTCGTGTCCTGACCATTGGTGACCTGCAGCTGGCCTTCTATGTGGTTATTGGTGGCACAATAATTGCCTCTCTTGGATTTCTGGCGGAGCATGCCTGGGCCAGGCGCCGTTTGCATCAAGCTGCCAAGAATCTCTAA
- the LOC138911125 gene encoding LOW QUALITY PROTEIN: hybrid signal transduction histidine kinase K-like (The sequence of the model RefSeq protein was modified relative to this genomic sequence to represent the inferred CDS: inserted 1 base in 1 codon; substituted 1 base at 1 genomic stop codon) gives MLSVMAKPQEVLDVEMPTAATNSSPLQGTVNVITIISYNSNSNGSNNNNNNNNNNSSSNSNNNNNNSXQQSXQQRQRQHHTCRSHSRCRITPLAPIHCIQSGAHPEDLTQLSRSASCFVRIRRSFVKFFGKIMGSNNPSEADRYDYYDFQHHTSVFSHAILESCESSRRWDCRRIRNDVDAAVNIDVAVYARTLAKFVEPNALRPSTESLALLPACVVAVSLAQSDFSF, from the exons ATGCTCAGCGTCATGGCAAAGCCACAGGAAGTTCTGGATGTCGAGATGC caacggcagcgacGAACTCAAGCCCATTGCAGGGTACCGTCAATGTCATTACCATCATCAgttacaacagcaacagcaacggcagcaacaacaacaacaacaacaacaacaacaacagcagcagcaacagcaataacaataataataaca agcaacaatcataacaacaacgacaacggcaacaTCATACCTG tcgcagccacaGTCGCTGCCGCATCACGCCACTGGCGCCCATCCATTGCATACAGAGCGGCGCCCATCCCGAGGACCTAACGCAGCTCTCCCGCTCCGCTTCGTGTTTTGTTCGCATTCGCCGGAGTTTTGTCAAAT TTTTTGGCAAAATCATGGGCAGCAATAATCCCAGCGAGGCGGATCGATATGACTATTATGATT TCCAACATCATACAAGTGTTTTCTCGCATGCGATTTTGGAGTCGTGCGAATCGTCGCGTCGTTGGGATTGCCGGAGAATTCGCAACGATGTGGACGCCGCCGTCAACATTGACGTCGCCGTCTACGCACGCACGCTGGCAAAATTTGTGGAGCCAAACGCTCTGCGTCCGTCGACAGAGTCGCTGGCTCTGCTGCCTGCTTGCGTTGTGGCTGTGTCTCTGGCGCAAAGTGATTTCAGTTTCTAG